Genomic DNA from Nocardioides aquaticus:
CACGGCCAGGTCAACGCCCTGCGCTCGCGTGCCCGCGCCGCGGAGGAGGAGACCGGCCGGCTCGCCCAGGCACGGGAGGACGCCCTGGCCCGGGCGGCGCAGGCCCAGCGCGACTACACGGCGCTGGAGACCCGGGTCGCCGGCCTCGACGCCGGTGAGGAGGGCCTCGACGCCGAGCACGAGGGTGCGGTGGCCCTGCTCGACGGACTCGAGGAGCAGCTGGCCAAGGCCGGGGCCGAGGCCGCCCAGGCCGACCGGGACCGCTCGTCGCTGGCGGCCCGCAAGGACGCCCTCGAGATGGGCCTGGCGCGCAAGGACGGGGCCGGCGCGCTGCTGGCGGCCACCGACGAGGTGTCCGGCCTGCTCGGGTCCGTGGCGGCGCTGGTGTCGGTGCGCAGCGGCTACGAGACCGCCGTGGCCGGTGCGCTCGGCGCGGCCGCCGACGCCGTCGTGGTCGAGGGCCCCGACGCCGCGCTCGCCGCGCTGCGCCACCTCAAGGACGAGGACCTCGGCCGGGCCGGGCTGCTGGTCGCGGCCCCCGCCGGGACGACGGACGACGCGGGGGACGACGCGGGGGACGACGCGGGGGACGACGCGGGGGACGACGCGGGGGACGCAGGGGACGCGGAGCCGCTGCCGGCCGGGGCCGTCCGCGTCCTGGACGTCCTGGAGGCGCCGACGGCGATGAGCGACGCGCTGGCCGGGCTGCTGTCCTCCACCGCTGTGGTCGAGGACCTCGCCGCGGCGCGGGCTCTGGTCGCGCAGCGTCCCCGGTGGACGGCGGTGACCCGGGAGGGTGACGTGCTCGGCCTGCTGCAGGCCCGGGGCGGGTCGTCGTCGCAGCCGAGCCTGCTCGAGATCCAGGCCGCGGTCGACGACGCCACCGCCCAGCTCGGCGAGGCCACCGCCGCCGCCGAGCGGCTCGGGTTCGAGACCTCCCGGCTCGAGCGCGAGCGGCACGAGGCCCAGCGCGCCGTCGACGTCGCCCTCGCCAAGCTGCACGAGTCGGACGCGACCCTGGCCGCGGTGGCCGAGGAGCTCGGCCAGCACGGGTCGCGGGCCCGCTCCGCGCGCGGTGAGGCCGAGCGCCTGGACCAGGCCATCGCCGACGCCGAGTCCGCCCGGGACCGTGACCTGGCCGGGCTGGTCGAGCTCGAGGAGCGGCTGGCCCGGGCCGAGCACGCCCCCGAGGAGGAGCCGGACACCACCGAGCGCGAGGACCGGGCCGAGGCCGCCCGGACGGCGCGCCAGGGTGAGACCGACGCCCGGCTGGGCCTGCGTACCTCGGAGGAGCGCGCGCGGGCGCTGAACGGCCGCGCCGACTCGCTGGAGCGGGCCGCGCGCCAGGAGCGCGAGAACCGCCGTCGCGCCGCCGAGCGCCGGGCGCGGCTCGAGCGCGAGGGCCGTGCCGCCGCCGCGGTGACGACCGCCGTCGGATGGGCCCTGGAGCGCCTGGAGCTCTCCCTGGAGCAGGCCGCGGCCGCACGCCGCGAGGTCGAGGAGTCGCGCCGCGGACGCGAGCAGGAGCTGGTCGCGGTCCGGGCCCGTCTGCGCGAGCTCGGGCGCGAGCACGACGAGCTGGTCGGCACCGCCCACCGCGACGAGGTCGCGCGCGCCCAGCAGCGGATGCGCCTCGAGCAGCTGGAGGAGAAGGTGCTCGCCGAGGTCGGCGTGGACCCCGACTCGCTGGTCGCCGAGTACGGCCCGCACCTGCCCGTCCCGCTCGACGCGGGCGCCGGGCCGGACCAGGGCGCCGGGGAGGACGGTGAGGCCGACGCCGCGGCGCCCACCACGCCGTACGTCCGCGACGAGCAGGCCAAGCGGCTGCGCTCCGCCGAGCGGGCCCTGGCCCAGCTGGGCCGGATCAACCCGCTCGCCCTCGAGGAGTTCTCGGCGATGGAGGAGCGTCACCAGTTCCTCACCGAGCAGCTGGAGGACCTGCGCAGCACCCGCCGCGACCTGCTCGACATCGTCAAGGAGGTCGACGTGCGCGTCGAGCAGGTCTTCACCGAGGCCTACGCCGACGTCAGCCGCGCCTTCGACGCGACCTTCGCGCGGTTGTTCCCCGGCGGCGAGGGCCGGCTGCTGCTGACCGCGCCCGACGACATGCTCACCACCGGCGTCGAGGTGGAGGCCCGGCCCCCGGGCAAGAAGGTCAAGCGGCTCTCCCTGCTCTCCGGCGGCGAGCGGTCGCTGGTCGCGGTGTGCTTCCTGGTCGCGCTGTTCAAGGCCCGGCCGTCGCCGTTCTACATCCTCGACGAGGTCGAGGCCGCCCTCGACGACACCAACCTCGGCCGGCTGCTGCAGATCTACGAGGAGCTGCGGGAGAGCTCGCAGCTGCTCGTCATCACGCACCAGAAGCGCACGATGGAGGTCGGCGACGCCCTCTACGGCGTCACGATGCGCGGCGACGGCGTCTCCGCGGTGATCAGCCAGCGGCTCCGGGAGATCGAGTCGGCGTGAGCGAGCGACCCCCCGCGCCGCACCGCGACGAGTATGTCGCCTGGCGCACCGTGACTACGCGCTGGCGCGACGACGACGCGTACGGGCACCTGAACAACGCGACCTACTACGAGCTGTTCGACACCGCCGTCAACGCCCACCTCTACGAGGCCACCGGCCTGGACGTGCGGCGGCTGCCCGCGATCGGCGTGGTGGCCGAGACGTCGTGCCGCTACTTCCGCGAGCTCGGCTTCCCGCGCCCCATCGAGACCGGGCTGGTCGTCGACAAGGTCGGCCGGTCCTCGGTCGTCTACCGGATCGGGCTGTTCCAGGGGGAGGGTGGCCACGCGGCCGCCGAGGGGCGCTTCGTGCACGTCTACGTCGACGACACCCACCCCGACCGGCCGGTCACCGCGATGCCCGAGGAGATCCGCGCGGCGGTCGTGCCGCTGCTGCGCCCACCCGGCTGACGCCCCGGCAGCACGGGTGACCACGACGGGTCGCCGGGGGAGGGCGGCCGACGGCACCGTGCTTGGATTGCCGGCATGGAAGCCCTCTCCCTGATCATCCTCGCGATCGCCGGCGTCGGCGTGCTCCTCGTGGGGGCCGTCGCCGGTCTGGTGGTCACCCGCCGCCGCAAGCCGGGGCCGCTGCCGGACACCCACACCGACGTCATCGTCCCCACGGACCCGGACGCGCCGCCGGTCGAGGTCAGCTCGCCGCCGGCCACGGTCGAGACCGTCCCCGAGCTGGAGCCGGAGCCCGCGCCGGTCCTGGACAAGCCCGAGAGCACCGCCTCCCGCCTGGTGCGGCTGCGTCAGCGGCTGGCCGGCTCGCAGGGCGGCCTCGGGCGTGGCCTGCTGGCCCTGCTCAGCCGGGAGCGCCTCGACGAGGAGACCTGGGAGTCCATCGAGGACGTCCTGATCGGCGCGGACGTCGGGGTGGCGCCGACGCAGGAGCTCGTCGACCGCCTCCGCACCCGGATGCGCGTGGAGGGCGGCACCGCCGCCGAGGCCCGCACGGTGCTGCGCGAGGAGCTGGTCAACCTCGTCGACCCCGGCGAGGGACTGGACCGCCGGCTGAAGGTGAGCGGTGACGACGGGCGCCCCGGCGTCGTGCTGGTCGTCGGCGTCAACGGCGCCGGCAAGACCACGACCGTCGGCAAGATCGCCCGGATCCTCGTCGCCGAGGACCGCTCGGTCGTGCTGGGGGCGGCAGACACGTTCCGCGCCGCCGCCGTCGAGCAGCTGGCGACCTGGGGCGAGCGGGTCGGCGTC
This window encodes:
- the ftsY gene encoding signal recognition particle-docking protein FtsY; the protein is MEALSLIILAIAGVGVLLVGAVAGLVVTRRRKPGPLPDTHTDVIVPTDPDAPPVEVSSPPATVETVPELEPEPAPVLDKPESTASRLVRLRQRLAGSQGGLGRGLLALLSRERLDEETWESIEDVLIGADVGVAPTQELVDRLRTRMRVEGGTAAEARTVLREELVNLVDPGEGLDRRLKVSGDDGRPGVVLVVGVNGAGKTTTVGKIARILVAEDRSVVLGAADTFRAAAVEQLATWGERVGVDVVRGPEGTDPASVAFDSVRQGVETGADTVIVDTAGRLQNKQGLMDELGKVKRVIEKQAPVTEVLLVLDATTGQNGMIQARVFSDVVDVTGIVLTKLDGSAKGGIVVAVQRELGVPVKLVGLGEGADDLAPFDAGAFVDALLG
- the smc gene encoding chromosome segregation protein SMC; the encoded protein is MYLKSLTLKGFKSFASSTTLALEPGITCIVGPNGSGKSNVVDALAWVMGEQGAKSLRGGKMEDVIFAGTSGRPPLGRAEVVLTIDNSDGALPIEYAEVTISRTMFRSGGSEYAINGTSCRLLDVQELLSDSGIGREMHVIVGQGQLDTILHATPEDRRGFIEEAAGVLKHRKRKEKALRKLDATEGNLNRLSDLISEIRRQLKPLGRQAEVARRAATVQAEVRDARSRLLADDLVTAREALAQDRADESALVERRTEVEGALARGREQEAALEAALREDLPALAAAQDTQASLTGLRERLRGTASVAAERRRNAAGAVDNAPAAGRDPDELEAESVRMREQEQRIAAEVEQRRTALEQAVAARREAEDAAAEEERRVSALVRAAADRREGLARLHGQVNALRSRARAAEEETGRLAQAREDALARAAQAQRDYTALETRVAGLDAGEEGLDAEHEGAVALLDGLEEQLAKAGAEAAQADRDRSSLAARKDALEMGLARKDGAGALLAATDEVSGLLGSVAALVSVRSGYETAVAGALGAAADAVVVEGPDAALAALRHLKDEDLGRAGLLVAAPAGTTDDAGDDAGDDAGDDAGDDAGDAGDAEPLPAGAVRVLDVLEAPTAMSDALAGLLSSTAVVEDLAAARALVAQRPRWTAVTREGDVLGLLQARGGSSSQPSLLEIQAAVDDATAQLGEATAAAERLGFETSRLERERHEAQRAVDVALAKLHESDATLAAVAEELGQHGSRARSARGEAERLDQAIADAESARDRDLAGLVELEERLARAEHAPEEEPDTTEREDRAEAARTARQGETDARLGLRTSEERARALNGRADSLERAARQERENRRRAAERRARLEREGRAAAAVTTAVGWALERLELSLEQAAAARREVEESRRGREQELVAVRARLRELGREHDELVGTAHRDEVARAQQRMRLEQLEEKVLAEVGVDPDSLVAEYGPHLPVPLDAGAGPDQGAGEDGEADAAAPTTPYVRDEQAKRLRSAERALAQLGRINPLALEEFSAMEERHQFLTEQLEDLRSTRRDLLDIVKEVDVRVEQVFTEAYADVSRAFDATFARLFPGGEGRLLLTAPDDMLTTGVEVEARPPGKKVKRLSLLSGGERSLVAVCFLVALFKARPSPFYILDEVEAALDDTNLGRLLQIYEELRESSQLLVITHQKRTMEVGDALYGVTMRGDGVSAVISQRLREIESA
- a CDS encoding acyl-CoA thioesterase, whose product is MSERPPAPHRDEYVAWRTVTTRWRDDDAYGHLNNATYYELFDTAVNAHLYEATGLDVRRLPAIGVVAETSCRYFRELGFPRPIETGLVVDKVGRSSVVYRIGLFQGEGGHAAAEGRFVHVYVDDTHPDRPVTAMPEEIRAAVVPLLRPPG